The sequence GCGGGATCGGATCAAGCTGCCCGCCTGGGTGCTCGGGATCGCGGTAATGACGATGTATTTCGCCAATGCCCTGAAACTGGCCTACCCCACCGAGCAGGACATCGCGAACGTCGCCTCCTTCGCCCGCAGCCCCGCCGCGATCATGATGTCCGGCCCCGGCTACGGCATGGATACCCCCACCCTGGAGGCGTTCCTAGCCAACCAGTACGCCCTCTATCTGATGGTCGCGGCGGCGCTGATGAATATTCTGCTGGTTGTGCGGCACACCCGGCTCGAGGAGGAAGACGGGCGTACCGAACTGGTCCTGGCCGGGGTGGTCGGCCGATTCGCGCCGCTGACTGCGGCGATGCTCACCGCCCTCGTCGCGAACACCGCTTTGATCGTGGCCGGCACCGCTGCCCTGGCCGGCACCGGGTTCGACGCCTCCGGTTCGCTGCTGCTTCTATCCGGATTCGCCGCCGTGGGAATGGTTTTCGCTGCGGTCGCAGCGCTGACATCTCAGTTGACCGAGCACGCGCGGGCAGCCACCGGGTGGGCCGGCGCCGTCCTCGGGGCCGCGTTCGTGGTGCGGGGGGTCGGTGACCTTGCCGCCGAGCACGGCAGCGCCCTGTCCTGGCTGTCCCCGATCGCCTGGTCGCAGCAGACCCGGGTGTTCGTCGACCCGCGCTGGTGGCCGCTGACACTGTCGGCCGGGTTCGCCGCGCTCGCCCTGGCCTGCGCCTACCGGCTCGTGGCCCGCCGCGATATCGGGGCGGGTCTGCTGGCCCCGCGTTTGGGGCGGGCCGACGCATCGGCGGCCCTGACGAATCCGTTCGCGCTGGCGGTGCGACTCCAGCGCGGCAGCCTGATCGGCTGGGCGCTCGGGTTGAGTGTGGCCGGGCTGTTCTACGGGGCCTTCACCGAATCGATCGCCGACGCGTTCGGGGACCTGCCCGACGACATCCTGGTGATCATGGGCGGCTCCACCGGCAACCTCGTCGACGGCTACCTCGGGTTGATGGGCTTTACGATGGCGTTCCTCGCTTCCTGCTTCGCGATCGGGTCCGTCAGGCGCCTGCGCAGCGAGGAGACGGCCGGGCGAGCCGACCCGGTGCTGGCCACCGCAACCAGCCGACTGACCTGGATGGGATCGGGGGTGGGCGCGGCGGCTGCGGGGGCGGTGCTGCTACTCGGCCTCTCCGGCGTCGCGACCGGAATCGGGGCGGCGTTGGTGACCGGGAACACCGGCTACGTCATCACGCTCGAGCTCGCGTATCTCGCGCACACCCCCGCGGTCTTGGTCGTGGCCGCGGTAGCCGCGCTGTTGTTCGGTCTCGCACCGAAGGCGTTCGCCCTGGTGTGGATTCTGCCGGTGTTCGGGTACCTGGTCGGCACCTTCGGCCCGCTCCTGCAACTGCCGGGCTGGGTGCAGGGCCTGTCCCCGCTGGGCTACATCCCGCAGATGCCGCTGGAATCATTCACTGCGACACCGCTGGTGGTCCTCGCCGCGCTCGCGGCCGTGGCCGCGGCCGCGGGACTGGTCGCCTTCCACGGCCGGGACGTCGCCGCCACCTGAATCACACGAGGGTACAGCGGCGCCCGAACCGGGAACGAGTGCTCACACGGTGTCCTTCTCACTGGGAGGAATCGAGGAGGTCAGGTCCGCCACCGATTCGGGGGCTTCCCGCAGGACGAGATGCCCGCAACCGGGCAGGATCTGGACGTCGACGCCGAGCAACGAGCGCACCCGCCCGCGCA comes from Rhodococcus oxybenzonivorans and encodes:
- a CDS encoding ABC transporter permease; this encodes MTALRATLTLLRFTLRRDRIKLPAWVLGIAVMTMYFANALKLAYPTEQDIANVASFARSPAAIMMSGPGYGMDTPTLEAFLANQYALYLMVAAALMNILLVVRHTRLEEEDGRTELVLAGVVGRFAPLTAAMLTALVANTALIVAGTAALAGTGFDASGSLLLLSGFAAVGMVFAAVAALTSQLTEHARAATGWAGAVLGAAFVVRGVGDLAAEHGSALSWLSPIAWSQQTRVFVDPRWWPLTLSAGFAALALACAYRLVARRDIGAGLLAPRLGRADASAALTNPFALAVRLQRGSLIGWALGLSVAGLFYGAFTESIADAFGDLPDDILVIMGGSTGNLVDGYLGLMGFTMAFLASCFAIGSVRRLRSEETAGRADPVLATATSRLTWMGSGVGAAAAGAVLLLGLSGVATGIGAALVTGNTGYVITLELAYLAHTPAVLVVAAVAALLFGLAPKAFALVWILPVFGYLVGTFGPLLQLPGWVQGLSPLGYIPQMPLESFTATPLVVLAALAAVAAAAGLVAFHGRDVAAT